In Haloarcula sp. H-GB4, a single genomic region encodes these proteins:
- a CDS encoding oligosaccharide flippase family protein, translating to MSDQTNSAMTGTDEDGSIHKLYEQIIKGGGIAFGASLFDKALGFLFNIVVARFLGASGYGLFVLGWTVVQFAQPISLLGLPDGVVRYVSKYRSEDADSQVRGTVFASIAITGLLGILFGILMVLFSGPLAVRVFEESALVPLLPILAVALPFRVLLTASTSVAVGFKRVGVQQGVLNVAFPILKLGLVAGALLLGYELKGMVTGFALAVVLSALLGLGLIPGLFEDIGFRGPIKADIKGLLRYSFPVFLSGFSYLALNQMDRLLLGTFRSSATVGIYNASSVLSQQGVIFFSALVTIFNPIASDLYSGNNITRLETVYQTVSRWVLIFTFPVVVIGSLFAAELLQLFNEQFTEGVPVLIILFAAQLLLVAVGPAGELLQMSGFQDIVLVDTVTMLVANVILNLFLIPQYGGVGAAVATAISISGVQLAELYQTKQYVGIQPIGRQYIITLVIGGVFALLAYLIGLRSFSLLPRIGMALGIAVVYVLVIWMFAVVDDDKDIFREFVG from the coding sequence ATGAGCGATCAGACGAACTCAGCCATGACTGGCACCGACGAGGACGGATCGATACACAAACTGTACGAACAGATTATCAAAGGAGGCGGTATTGCGTTCGGCGCAAGCCTGTTCGATAAAGCTCTTGGGTTCCTGTTCAACATTGTCGTCGCACGGTTTCTCGGGGCGAGCGGATACGGATTGTTCGTTCTCGGGTGGACAGTCGTACAGTTTGCTCAGCCGATCTCACTACTGGGGTTACCTGACGGTGTCGTACGTTACGTCTCAAAATACCGGAGTGAAGATGCCGATTCACAGGTGCGAGGGACAGTCTTCGCTTCAATAGCTATCACTGGACTACTGGGAATTCTTTTCGGCATACTCATGGTTCTCTTTTCGGGCCCACTGGCAGTACGAGTCTTTGAAGAATCGGCGTTGGTTCCGTTGCTGCCAATCCTGGCTGTGGCCCTTCCGTTCCGTGTACTGTTGACTGCATCAACGTCTGTCGCAGTTGGATTCAAGCGTGTTGGTGTCCAGCAGGGAGTCCTGAATGTCGCCTTTCCGATTCTGAAACTCGGCTTAGTTGCCGGTGCGCTTCTTCTGGGGTATGAACTCAAGGGGATGGTGACAGGGTTTGCTCTGGCCGTCGTTCTTTCAGCGCTACTCGGACTCGGTTTGATTCCGGGCTTATTCGAAGATATTGGCTTCCGCGGCCCGATTAAAGCCGATATTAAAGGATTGCTGAGATACTCGTTTCCGGTGTTTCTCTCGGGGTTCAGCTATCTCGCGCTTAATCAAATGGACCGATTGCTCCTCGGTACGTTTCGCTCGTCGGCAACTGTCGGGATATACAACGCCTCTTCGGTACTCTCACAGCAGGGAGTGATTTTCTTTTCGGCGCTGGTCACGATATTCAATCCAATCGCCTCGGATCTGTATAGCGGTAACAACATCACCAGACTTGAAACCGTGTATCAGACGGTGTCCCGCTGGGTGCTGATTTTCACGTTTCCGGTTGTTGTCATCGGGTCACTGTTCGCAGCCGAACTCCTGCAGTTATTCAATGAACAGTTCACTGAGGGCGTTCCAGTGTTGATCATCTTGTTTGCCGCGCAATTATTGCTAGTCGCGGTTGGACCGGCCGGCGAGCTCTTGCAGATGTCCGGGTTTCAGGATATCGTTCTGGTCGATACAGTGACCATGCTGGTCGCTAATGTCATCCTCAATCTGTTCCTGATACCGCAATACGGTGGTGTTGGAGCAGCGGTGGCGACTGCGATCTCCATTTCGGGAGTCCAGCTAGCCGAGCTCTATCAGACAAAGCAGTACGTCGGTATCCAACCGATCGGGAGGCAGTATATCATCACGCTTGTTATCGGGGGCGTGTTCGCGCTTCTCGCGTACTTGATAGGCCTCCGCTCTTTCTCCCTCCTCCCGCGGATCGGAATGGCACTCGGAATTGCGGTGGTCTATGTGCTGGTCATCTGGATGTTTGCAGTCGTTGATGACGATAAAGACATTTTCCGAGAATTCGTTGGCTGA